One Rhipicephalus microplus isolate Deutch F79 chromosome 4, USDA_Rmic, whole genome shotgun sequence genomic window carries:
- the LOC119171673 gene encoding persulfide dioxygenase ETHE1, mitochondrial isoform X3, whose protein sequence is MSLRSVEKLRQVVAQASTLRPSFSGNSRAKATVSLVIGKHRFVRLLSASSSMKSDVLFRQLFDQKSCTYSYLLADQNTKEAILIDPVLEQVDRDAKLINELGLRLAYAVNTHVHADHITGSGKLKEIIQNCRSVISAASKAKADDHLNPGDIFGVGCIKLEARATPGHTNGCMTYVWHEQKKAFTGDALLIRGCGRTDFQEGNPECLYDSVHSQILSLPYDYNLYPAHDYKGQTTTTVGEELKHNPRLTKSKEEFVDIMNNLNLSYPKMIDQAVPANMVCGLHEFEETS, encoded by the exons ATGTCATTGAGATCTGTAGAGAAACTTCGACAGGTAGTTGCACAAGCGTCCACTCTTCGACCGTCCTTCTCTGGAAACTCGCGTGCGAAGGCAACCGTTTCTCTCGTGATCGGAAAGCATCGATTCGTACGACTGCTCTCGGCAAGCTCAAGTATGAAAAGCGACGTCCTGTTCAGGCAG CTGTTTGACCAGAAGAGCTGCACCTACAGCTACCTCTTGGCCGACCAGAACACGAAGGAAGCCATCCTGATCGACCCGGTACTTGAGCAAGTGGACAGAGACGCGAAGCTGATCAACGAACTTGGTCTTCGCCTTGCCTATGCAG TGAATACTCATGTCCATGCAGACCACATAACCGGGTCTGGAAAATTAAAAGAAATCATTCAGAACTGCCGCAGTGTCATCTCTGCTGCATCCAAGGCAAAAGCCGATGATCACCTTAATCCTGGAGACATATTTGGAGTCGGTTGCATTAAGCTGGAAGCCAGGGCCACTCCTGGCCATACCAATG GCTGCATGACATATGTGTGGCATGAGCAAAAGAAAGCCTTCACGGGTGATGCGCTGCTCATTCGTGGTTGTGGAAGAACAGACTTTCAAGAAG GAAACCCCGAGTGCCTTTATGACTCGGTACACTCACAGATTCTCAGCTTGCCATACGACTACAACTTGTACCCCGCCCATGACTACAAAG GTCAGACAACCACCACTGTTGGAGAAGAGCTCAAGCACAATCCTCGTCTCACCAAGTCCAAGGAGGAATTTGTTGATATCATGAACAATCTCAACCTCAGCTATCCCAAAATGATAG ACCAGGCCGTTCCTGCCAACATGGTCTGCGGCCTTCACGAATTTGAAGAGACATCATGA
- the LOC119171673 gene encoding persulfide dioxygenase ETHE1, mitochondrial isoform X4: MTSKFLRVARIAPFCSRHRGATNHSSNVSSFTRLLSVSASAQSKFLFRQLFDQKSCTYSYLLADQNTKEAILIDPVLEQVDRDAKLINELGLRLAYAVNTHVHADHITGSGKLKEIIQNCRSVISAASKAKADDHLNPGDIFGVGCIKLEARATPGHTNGCMTYVWHEQKKAFTGDALLIRGCGRTDFQEGNPECLYDSVHSQILSLPYDYNLYPAHDYKGQTTTTVGEELKHNPRLTKSKEEFVDIMNNLNLSYPKMIDQAVPANMVCGLHEFEETS; this comes from the exons ATGACTTCGAAATTCTTGCGAGTAGCAAGAATTGCACCCTTTTGTAGCAGACATCGAGGAGCAACGAATCATTCATCAAACGTTTCAAGTTTCACGCGGCTCCTCTCGGTCAGCGCAAGCGCACAAAGTAAATTTCTCTTCAGACAG CTGTTTGACCAGAAGAGCTGCACCTACAGCTACCTCTTGGCCGACCAGAACACGAAGGAAGCCATCCTGATCGACCCGGTACTTGAGCAAGTGGACAGAGACGCGAAGCTGATCAACGAACTTGGTCTTCGCCTTGCCTATGCAG TGAATACTCATGTCCATGCAGACCACATAACCGGGTCTGGAAAATTAAAAGAAATCATTCAGAACTGCCGCAGTGTCATCTCTGCTGCATCCAAGGCAAAAGCCGATGATCACCTTAATCCTGGAGACATATTTGGAGTCGGTTGCATTAAGCTGGAAGCCAGGGCCACTCCTGGCCATACCAATG GCTGCATGACATATGTGTGGCATGAGCAAAAGAAAGCCTTCACGGGTGATGCGCTGCTCATTCGTGGTTGTGGAAGAACAGACTTTCAAGAAG GAAACCCCGAGTGCCTTTATGACTCGGTACACTCACAGATTCTCAGCTTGCCATACGACTACAACTTGTACCCCGCCCATGACTACAAAG GTCAGACAACCACCACTGTTGGAGAAGAGCTCAAGCACAATCCTCGTCTCACCAAGTCCAAGGAGGAATTTGTTGATATCATGAACAATCTCAACCTCAGCTATCCCAAAATGATAG ACCAGGCCGTTCCTGCCAACATGGTCTGCGGCCTTCACGAATTTGAAGAGACATCATGA